The Priestia megaterium NBRC 15308 = ATCC 14581 region CTCGTTTGTCTACGTTATTAATGGACGAATCGTTCCGAAAAACGTTGCTAACGGCATTATCGATTGATGAAGTTATTAAAGCAATTGATGATAAAGAAACTGAAAATGAAGCGCCGGAAGAAGAAGTGGATACGGCTTCAGATCAATTAGTGCTTGCTGTAACGGCTTGTCCAACAGGAATTGCCCACACATATATGGCAGCGGACAGCCTAAAAGCAAAAGCGAAAGATATGAACGTGACGCTCAAAGTTGAAACAAACGGTTCCAGCGGGGTTAAAAACGCGTTGACGAAGGAAGAAATTGAAAACGCTACCGCTATTATCGTTGCAGCGGACAAGCAAGTAGAAATGGAACGTTTTGCAGGTAAAAAAGTTATTCAAGTTCCAGTAGCTGAAGGAATTCGCAAGCCTGAAGAATTAATTAACCGCGCGTTAAAAGGAGATGCTCCTATATACAGCGGCGGCGGTGGCAGCAAAGAAGGCGGAGAAAGTAAAGGATCAGAGCGTACAGGGTTTTACAAACACCTAATGAGCGGTGTATCAGCAATGCTTCCGTTTGTTGTAGGGGGCGGGATCTTAATTGCTATTTCATTCATGTTTGGCATTCACTCAGCAGAACCGAAAGATCCGACGTACAATGCATTTGCAGCGGCGCTAAAAACAATTGGCGGAGATAATGCATTCTTTTTACTAGTACCGGTACTAGCAGGGTTCATTGCAATGAGTATTGCTGATCGTCCTGGTTTAGCTCCTGGTATGGTTGCAGGTCTTTTAGCAGCTTCTGGTGGAGGCGGTTTCTTAGGTGGTTTAATCGCTGGTTTCTTAGCGGGTTATGTAGTAGTGGGATTAAAGAAATTATTCAGCGGTTTACCGCAAGCGCTTGATGGAATTAAGCCAGTTCTTCTTTATCCGCTATTTGGGATTTTTATCTCAGGATTGATTATGCTTTATGTTGTAAACGAGCCAGTTAGTGCAATTAACAAAGGATTAACGCACTGGTTAAGTGGATTTGGTACAGGTAACTTAGTATTATTAGGTATTATCTTAGGCGGTATGATGGCAATTGATATGGGTGGCCCTATTAATAAAGCAGCCTTTACATTTGGTATTGCAATGATTGATGCTGGAAACTATGCACCACACGCAGCGATTATGGCAGGCGGTATGGTTCCACCATTAGGTATGGCTATTGCGACAACTTTGTTCAAAAACAAATTTACTCGCCAAGAGCGCGAAACAGGTAAAACGTGTTATGTAATGGGTCTGTCATTTATTACAGAAGGTGCGATTCCATTCGCAGCAGCTGACCCAGGCCGTGTTATTCCCGCATCGGTTATCGGTGCTGCAGTAGCAGGTGCTTTAACAATGATGTTCCACATCGGTTTACCAGCACCACACGGCGGTGTATTCGTTATCGGAATTGTACAAGGAAATCCTCTTTTATATGCACTAGCAATTTTAATTGGTGCAATTGTAACGGCGGTTCTTGTAGGGGTATTAAAAAAGCCAAAAGCAGAATAACAAATAAAGACTGATTTTACATGATGTAAAATCAGTCTTTTTGTGTTTTTCTGGTAGACATTTGTTCTCTATGAGAGTACAATTACGGTAGTATTCCTTTAATTTTTAGAAAAGTTAGATAGATGAGCTTTTCTACTTGATAAAATATGGTACAATAATCGAATATTAAAAACAAAGTAAGGAAGTGTCTCACACATGAAGGTTGCGAAGTTTGGCGGGAGTTCAGTTGCAAGCGCAGAGAAATTTAAACAGGTTGCGCATATTGTAACGTCTGATAAAGAGAGAAAGCTGGTAGTCGTATCAGCTCCGGGTAAGCGATACGGAGAAGATACAAAAATGACAGATTTGCTAATCGCACTTTCTGCCAAAATACAGCTTGGAGAAGATTACGTAGACGAGTTTGGGCAAGTAATTGATCGCTATCGTGAAATCGTTGTGGACTTGTCTATGCCAGAAACGATTATTACTGACATTATTACGAATTTACAATCACTTATTGATTTACATAAAAACGATCCATTTCGCTTATTAGACTGCCTAAAAGCAAGTGGAGAAGATAATAACGCAAAGGTAATGGCTGCTTATTTAAACCATTTAGGTTTTGAAGCTCATTATGTAAATCCAAAAGAAGCAGGTATTTTTGTTTCTGATGAACCCGGAAGAGCAAGAGTGCTTCCACTGTCTTATGAAAAATTACCGCAGCTAAGAGAGCGTTCGGGCATTTTGGTGATTCCAGGATTCTTTGGCTATTCTGAAGAAGGGAACATGGTTACGTTCTCGCGCGGTGGATCAGATATCACAGGCTCAATTGTAGCAGCGGGAGTAAAAGCTGATTTGTATGAAAACTTTACCGACGTAGATGCTATTTATAGCGTAGATCCAAGACTTGTGGAAAAGCCTCATGAAATGAAAGAAGTAACATACAGAGAAATGCGTGAACTATCCTATGCAGGTTTTTCTGTCTTCCATGATGAAGCGCTGGAGCCGGTTTATAAACTAGGCATTCCTGTATGTGTAAAGAATACAAATAATCCTGAAGCAAAGGGGACATTCATTGTAGCTGAGCGTCCTCACGGAGATACGCCGGTGGTCGGAATCGCTGGGGACAAAGGTTTTTGCAATATCCACGTGAGC contains the following coding sequences:
- a CDS encoding PTS fructose transporter subunit IIABC, giving the protein MRITELLKKDTIILDLKSTSKADVIDELVGKLDEAGRLSDRAGYKEAILNRESQSTTGIGEGIAIPHAKTSSVKTPAIAFGRSTEGIDYESLDGQPAHLFFMIAASEGANNAHLETLSRLSTLLMDESFRKTLLTALSIDEVIKAIDDKETENEAPEEEVDTASDQLVLAVTACPTGIAHTYMAADSLKAKAKDMNVTLKVETNGSSGVKNALTKEEIENATAIIVAADKQVEMERFAGKKVIQVPVAEGIRKPEELINRALKGDAPIYSGGGGSKEGGESKGSERTGFYKHLMSGVSAMLPFVVGGGILIAISFMFGIHSAEPKDPTYNAFAAALKTIGGDNAFFLLVPVLAGFIAMSIADRPGLAPGMVAGLLAASGGGGFLGGLIAGFLAGYVVVGLKKLFSGLPQALDGIKPVLLYPLFGIFISGLIMLYVVNEPVSAINKGLTHWLSGFGTGNLVLLGIILGGMMAIDMGGPINKAAFTFGIAMIDAGNYAPHAAIMAGGMVPPLGMAIATTLFKNKFTRQERETGKTCYVMGLSFITEGAIPFAAADPGRVIPASVIGAAVAGALTMMFHIGLPAPHGGVFVIGIVQGNPLLYALAILIGAIVTAVLVGVLKKPKAE
- a CDS encoding aspartate kinase; amino-acid sequence: MKVAKFGGSSVASAEKFKQVAHIVTSDKERKLVVVSAPGKRYGEDTKMTDLLIALSAKIQLGEDYVDEFGQVIDRYREIVVDLSMPETIITDIITNLQSLIDLHKNDPFRLLDCLKASGEDNNAKVMAAYLNHLGFEAHYVNPKEAGIFVSDEPGRARVLPLSYEKLPQLRERSGILVIPGFFGYSEEGNMVTFSRGGSDITGSIVAAGVKADLYENFTDVDAIYSVDPRLVEKPHEMKEVTYREMRELSYAGFSVFHDEALEPVYKLGIPVCVKNTNNPEAKGTFIVAERPHGDTPVVGIAGDKGFCNIHVSKYLLNREIGFGRRLLEILEDEGISYEHTPSGIDNISVIMREHQLTPDVEKRVFARIEKELEVDEIFIERDLAMVMVVGEGMNSTVGIAAKATEAFARAEVNLEMINQGSSEVSMMFGVKADALDRAVQALYNTYFNSMYSISYSNVK